One bacterium genomic window carries:
- a CDS encoding AAA family ATPase, translated as MKQQAKPERSSLNDANGITRLAVSGYKSISQEQSIDMKPLTVLAGANSSGKSSIMQPLLLLKQTLEASYDPGALLLNGPNVRFTSVDQLFSRTGNKKKRADTFRVGIEIASETTLTISFHRQPKKGIEIQQMTFISDSEKTALSPGMTHDEIISIIPSSVEKLPKMFAGEKKKEPGWTVVRDRCFLLLALKLKDGKEIRISIPGLLQGITSLSPGMTVEPYIRELIHLPGLRGNPERTYPVTAVGSMFPGTFQEYTASVIAQWQADNQEDKIEGLSKDLERLGLTWKVHAKPINETQVEIQVGRLTRAARGGAGDLVNIADVGFGLSQTLPLIVAIHAAKPGQLLYVEQPEIHLHPGAQFAMARVLADAANRGVRVVIETHSSLLLLGVQTIVAEGALSPDKLKLHWFKRRENGATEIRSADLDEAGAFGDWPEDFDKVALDAQSRYLNAAEARLMRK; from the coding sequence ATGAAACAGCAAGCGAAGCCGGAAAGGTCATCGTTAAACGATGCAAATGGAATTACCCGACTTGCCGTTTCCGGCTACAAATCGATAAGTCAAGAGCAATCCATTGATATGAAGCCATTAACTGTTTTAGCAGGTGCAAATAGCTCGGGTAAGTCCAGCATTATGCAGCCTCTCCTCCTGCTCAAACAGACACTGGAAGCGAGCTACGATCCCGGTGCGCTTTTGCTTAATGGCCCAAATGTAAGATTCACTTCCGTAGATCAATTATTTTCCCGCACAGGCAATAAGAAAAAACGCGCGGATACCTTTCGAGTGGGAATCGAAATAGCGTCTGAGACAACTCTTACCATATCCTTTCATCGACAACCGAAGAAAGGAATTGAAATTCAGCAAATGACCTTTATCAGCGATAGTGAGAAAACTGCTCTGAGCCCTGGAATGACCCATGACGAAATAATATCAATTATCCCATCTTCAGTTGAAAAGTTACCTAAAATGTTCGCCGGAGAGAAAAAAAAAGAACCTGGATGGACTGTTGTCCGTGATCGGTGTTTTTTATTACTGGCATTAAAGTTGAAAGACGGGAAGGAAATTCGGATTTCTATTCCAGGTCTTTTACAAGGTATAACCAGTCTCTCACCAGGCATGACTGTTGAGCCTTATATCCGTGAGTTGATTCATCTCCCTGGATTAAGGGGGAATCCCGAAAGAACTTACCCGGTGACTGCTGTAGGTTCCATGTTTCCAGGAACATTCCAGGAATATACGGCCAGCGTTATTGCCCAGTGGCAGGCAGATAACCAGGAAGACAAGATCGAAGGATTAAGCAAGGATCTTGAACGGCTTGGCCTGACCTGGAAAGTGCATGCAAAGCCGATTAACGAGACACAAGTTGAGATACAGGTAGGGCGATTGACTCGCGCGGCCAGAGGCGGAGCCGGCGACCTGGTAAACATAGCTGATGTTGGCTTTGGTCTATCACAGACATTGCCCTTGATTGTGGCCATTCATGCTGCCAAGCCGGGACAGTTGCTATACGTGGAACAGCCGGAAATTCATCTCCACCCAGGTGCCCAGTTTGCCATGGCGCGGGTACTGGCTGATGCTGCCAATCGCGGTGTCCGGGTGGTTATAGAGACGCACAGCAGTTTGCTGCTCCTGGGTGTTCAAACTATAGTAGCTGAGGGCGCCCTTTCACCGGATAAGTTGAAACTGCACTGGTTCAAACGTCGGGAAAATGGCGCCACCGAGATTAGAAGTGCTGATCTGGACGAAGCGGGTGCTTTTGGGGACTGGCCTGAAGATTTCGATAAAGTTGCCCTTGATGCACAAAGCCGCTATCTTAACGCTGCTGAAGCGCGCCTCATGAGGAAATAG
- a CDS encoding nucleotide sugar dehydrogenase: protein MDKQYSISPDGEKFAIPQEEDYKQEFVRIEQLVWAQRAMNREIVAVVGLGFVGAVMAAVVADTADAKGDPAKFVIGMQRPSVRSFWKIPLLNRGIAPVKAEDPEVEPMIRRCVLEKKSLVATYTYEVLKLVDAVVVDVQCDYLKNSLGNVHDGRTAMEALEKSLESIAEQIQPDTLVLIETTVAPGTTEQVAYPIMKKVFQQRGIQSDPLLAHSYERVMPGKEYVASIRDFWRVCSGINDEARKRVVKFLTEVLNTKKFPLTVLDRPIESETAKIVENSFRATMLAFLDEWSLFAERNGVDLIKVINAIKVRPTHDNIIFPGPGIGGYCLPKDGALGMWAYKHIFGWEDDIFTITPAAININDTRSLHVAQLVRDALRNMDRPIAAAEILLLGAAYREDVGDTRYSGSELVVRRLTEMGAEMRVHDPYVQHWWELEKQDTYPTPGYSLARFFRNQDKLKNLRITQNLEDALKGADAVIFAVRHQPYLQLQPEEVVRMAGKPLAIIDCFGVLNDEKIAKYFELGCEVKGLGRGHVSRIKRAVKERKARELVR, encoded by the coding sequence ATGGATAAGCAGTATTCAATCAGTCCGGATGGTGAGAAGTTCGCAATTCCTCAGGAAGAGGACTATAAACAGGAGTTTGTACGAATCGAGCAGCTGGTCTGGGCTCAGCGGGCCATGAACCGGGAGATCGTGGCTGTGGTCGGGCTCGGATTTGTCGGGGCGGTCATGGCGGCTGTGGTAGCCGACACCGCTGATGCCAAAGGCGATCCGGCAAAATTTGTCATTGGCATGCAGCGGCCGAGTGTCCGAAGCTTCTGGAAGATACCGTTACTCAACCGCGGCATCGCGCCGGTCAAGGCGGAAGATCCGGAAGTGGAGCCTATGATCAGGCGCTGTGTTCTGGAGAAAAAGAGCCTGGTGGCTACCTATACCTATGAGGTATTGAAGCTGGTCGATGCGGTGGTGGTGGATGTGCAGTGCGACTATCTGAAGAACTCTCTCGGCAATGTTCATGATGGCCGTACAGCTATGGAGGCCCTCGAAAAATCCCTGGAGAGCATTGCCGAGCAGATTCAGCCCGACACCCTGGTTTTGATCGAGACCACGGTTGCTCCCGGCACCACCGAGCAGGTAGCGTATCCGATTATGAAGAAGGTTTTCCAGCAGCGGGGCATTCAGTCCGATCCCCTGCTGGCGCACAGTTATGAGCGGGTCATGCCGGGAAAGGAATACGTGGCCAGTATCCGTGACTTCTGGCGGGTATGCAGCGGCATTAACGATGAGGCCAGAAAGCGGGTGGTGAAATTCCTCACCGAGGTATTGAATACCAAAAAGTTTCCCCTTACGGTTCTCGACCGCCCCATAGAGTCCGAGACAGCCAAGATCGTGGAAAACAGCTTCCGGGCCACCATGCTGGCCTTTCTGGATGAGTGGAGCCTGTTCGCCGAGCGGAACGGGGTCGATCTGATCAAGGTGATCAATGCCATCAAGGTCCGGCCCACACATGACAATATCATCTTTCCCGGCCCCGGCATCGGGGGCTACTGCCTGCCCAAGGACGGAGCCCTTGGCATGTGGGCCTATAAGCATATTTTCGGCTGGGAGGATGATATTTTCACCATCACCCCGGCAGCCATCAATATCAATGACACCAGGTCCCTGCACGTAGCCCAGCTTGTCAGGGATGCCTTGAGGAATATGGACCGCCCGATCGCTGCCGCAGAGATTCTGCTGCTTGGGGCCGCCTACCGGGAGGATGTGGGAGACACCCGCTACAGCGGATCAGAGCTGGTGGTCCGGCGGCTGACCGAAATGGGTGCTGAAATGCGCGTCCACGATCCCTATGTGCAGCACTGGTGGGAGCTGGAAAAACAGGACACCTACCCGACTCCAGGCTACAGCCTGGCCCGGTTCTTCAGAAATCAGGACAAGCTGAAAAATCTTCGGATTACCCAAAACCTGGAAGATGCCTTGAAGGGAGCCGATGCAGTTATCTTTGCCGTCCGGCATCAGCCCTATCTGCAATTGCAGCCGGAGGAAGTGGTTCGCATGGCTGGCAAGCCGCTGGCCATAATCGACTGCTTCGGGGTCCTGAATGACGAGAAGATCGCAAAATACTTCGAACTGGGATGCGAAGTCAAGGGACTTGGCCGGGGCCATGTAAGCCGCATTAAACGGGCGGTCAAGGAAAGAAAAGCCCGTGAACTGGTGCGGTAG
- a CDS encoding response regulator — MKNHNILLVDDDPMVLKSLKRALAEEKYVIFTAPNAIEGLEIIDRQKIHLVISDERMPGLYGSEFLKLVRERHPFTIRVMLTGQASLEAAIRAINEGEIFRFLTKPWNSLELMVTIHQALERFDLEAKNRYLLKKVNQQAATIRMLEEQCPGITKIKTDADGAIIASDMFDLTDQDLDEIIAQCGHEAQDITEE, encoded by the coding sequence GTGAAGAATCATAATATCCTCCTGGTTGATGATGATCCAATGGTCCTGAAGTCGCTCAAACGTGCTCTGGCGGAAGAGAAATATGTCATTTTTACAGCCCCGAACGCTATTGAAGGCCTTGAGATTATCGATAGACAAAAGATCCATCTGGTTATTTCCGATGAGCGGATGCCCGGCCTTTATGGCAGTGAATTCCTGAAACTGGTCAGGGAGAGGCATCCCTTTACCATCAGGGTGATGCTTACCGGCCAGGCCAGTCTGGAGGCAGCTATCAGGGCCATTAATGAAGGAGAAATCTTCCGCTTTCTGACCAAGCCGTGGAACAGCCTTGAGCTGATGGTTACCATTCATCAGGCCCTGGAGCGGTTTGATCTGGAGGCCAAGAACCGATACCTGCTCAAGAAAGTAAATCAACAGGCAGCCACCATCCGGATGCTGGAGGAGCAATGTCCGGGGATCACCAAAATCAAAACCGACGCCGATGGCGCTATCATCGCCTCGGACATGTTTGACCTCACTGACCAGGATCTTGACGAGATCATTGCTCAGTGCGGGCACGAAGCGCAGGATATCACCGAAGAATAA
- a CDS encoding response regulator, giving the protein MEIGKISLNQQDSLSPSILVVDDERNVLRSLQRLFMEDNYRLFLAENAQDGLAILEKESVHLVMADYRMPGMDGVAFLREVRQRHPQIVRIVVSGFADTKSIVAAINEGEIYKFIPKPWNDDHLKLMVSNAIEHYRLFEENRQLTEIVRKQNRELRELNEELEQMVISRTADLLAQNRILSLSQQIIDCFPVPIMAFDSQGIVTVANRQSQILLGRPLVRRKDIDLLPDPIMRIIRDITTGDMKQRQCRGNLFQNFTGRAVAIRFASIEPSDGVILVLFPDERADSEES; this is encoded by the coding sequence ATGGAGATTGGTAAGATAAGTCTCAACCAGCAGGATTCTCTCTCCCCTTCCATCCTGGTGGTTGATGACGAGCGGAATGTACTGCGATCTTTGCAGCGGCTTTTCATGGAAGATAATTACCGGCTATTCCTGGCGGAAAATGCTCAGGATGGACTGGCGATCCTGGAAAAAGAATCCGTTCACCTGGTAATGGCTGACTACCGGATGCCAGGCATGGATGGGGTAGCTTTTCTCAGAGAGGTTCGCCAGCGCCACCCTCAGATCGTGAGAATAGTCGTATCCGGATTTGCCGATACCAAGTCTATTGTCGCCGCCATTAACGAAGGGGAGATCTACAAATTCATTCCCAAGCCCTGGAATGACGACCACCTGAAGCTTATGGTGAGCAATGCCATTGAACATTACCGTCTGTTTGAGGAGAACCGGCAGCTTACCGAGATAGTTCGCAAACAGAACCGGGAACTGCGTGAATTGAATGAAGAGCTGGAGCAAATGGTAATCAGCCGTACCGCTGACCTGCTGGCTCAAAACCGGATATTGTCTCTATCCCAGCAGATAATCGATTGTTTTCCGGTTCCGATTATGGCCTTTGACAGCCAGGGGATCGTTACCGTAGCCAACAGGCAGTCCCAGATACTTCTCGGAAGACCCCTGGTCAGGAGGAAAGACATCGATCTGTTGCCGGACCCGATCATGCGGATAATCCGGGATATTACCACAGGTGACATGAAACAGCGGCAATGCAGGGGAAACCTTTTTCAAAATTTTACGGGACGGGCTGTAGCCATACGATTTGCATCCATAGAACCATCGGATGGGGTGATCCTGGTTCTATTCCCCGATGAGAGGGCTGACAGTGAAGAATCATAA
- a CDS encoding HD domain-containing phosphohydrolase encodes MPLIEMDFLKESDRLMIDRVKTTDLKVGMYIDRIEASWFKHPFFLNHFVIRAEAEIKKLIESKIETVYVDFEKSTHLSENRNGKARVPFGQEIERSKAIYQESRLAIQELMQDTKMGKNINCPQLYQLVGNMTDSIFRNSQALLSLSRLKDYDKYLYSHSINTCILCLSIAREIDMDPDEVMSLGIGSLLHDIGLMKIPQHLLQESYSPTVQEENLIKKHPDYSAEILRETEGITEDVVLMAQNHHEKYNGDGYPRGLAGRSIGTFGLIIRIADFYDHITSKWRKHEAVLPFEAIKMILERSQTDFSPLYAAKFVQCLGIYPIGTLVELNTHEIGIVMEINPQDVMRPRVLVLTDPHCLPLKEKILVDLTDPDQDTQQKEIIRPLNPRLLGIDPEEYVAHYQG; translated from the coding sequence TTGCCCTTAATAGAGATGGATTTCCTCAAGGAGTCTGACCGGCTCATGATCGATAGAGTGAAGACTACTGATTTGAAAGTTGGAATGTATATTGACCGGATTGAAGCTTCCTGGTTTAAGCACCCGTTTTTTCTGAATCATTTCGTCATCCGTGCAGAAGCGGAAATTAAAAAGCTTATTGAGTCGAAAATTGAAACGGTCTATGTGGATTTTGAAAAATCGACCCATCTGAGCGAGAACCGGAATGGTAAAGCCAGGGTTCCCTTTGGGCAGGAAATCGAGAGGTCCAAGGCTATCTACCAGGAGTCACGTCTGGCAATTCAGGAGCTCATGCAGGACACGAAAATGGGAAAAAATATTAACTGTCCGCAACTGTATCAGCTGGTAGGCAATATGACAGACAGCATTTTCCGTAACTCACAGGCCCTCTTGAGCCTGTCCCGGTTAAAGGATTATGATAAATATCTCTACAGCCACTCCATCAATACCTGTATTTTATGTCTGTCCATCGCCCGCGAAATCGATATGGACCCTGATGAAGTCATGAGTCTCGGCATAGGCAGCCTGCTGCACGACATAGGGCTCATGAAGATTCCCCAGCATCTTTTACAGGAAAGCTATTCCCCCACCGTGCAGGAAGAGAACCTCATTAAAAAACATCCTGATTATAGTGCCGAAATATTGCGGGAAACGGAGGGAATAACTGAAGATGTGGTTCTTATGGCCCAAAACCATCACGAGAAATATAACGGCGATGGATATCCTCGCGGCCTGGCTGGAAGGTCCATCGGGACCTTCGGCCTGATAATCCGGATTGCCGACTTCTATGATCATATAACCAGCAAGTGGCGAAAACATGAGGCGGTCCTTCCCTTCGAAGCCATCAAGATGATTCTGGAGCGGTCCCAGACCGACTTTTCCCCTCTGTATGCGGCCAAGTTTGTTCAGTGCCTGGGAATCTATCCGATCGGCACCCTGGTCGAATTGAACACGCATGAGATCGGAATTGTCATGGAAATTAATCCGCAGGATGTCATGCGGCCCCGGGTGCTTGTCCTGACCGACCCACACTGCCTGCCGTTAAAAGAAAAAATCCTTGTGGATTTGACTGATCCTGACCAGGACACTCAGCAGAAAGAAATCATTCGTCCCTTGAATCCCCGCCTGCTGGGCATCGATCCGGAAGAATATGTGGCTCATTATCAAGGATAA
- a CDS encoding ATP-binding protein — MAKILYIEDEKIHRDLIRNILCEHEIIDASDGFEGIEKARQEKPDLILIDINLPGINGYETTTRIRNMEGIRAIPIVAVTADSADENREISLAAGCDGFISKLSRLEEYRRKVQWYLEGKKDALEDSDKLNYLKKYQDRLVTHLEEKIAELEREKNNLKTTQSQLLQQEKMASIGQLAAGVAHEINNPIGYINSNLCTLKKYLAKICLYKKHCQEVWSGLKDIDHPKIKDAFLDLENCSTELKLPFIFEDIESLVDESLEGTERVRKIVADLKSFSHLDEAELKDADLNQGLQSTINIVWNELKYKANLIKELGEIPLVRCYPQQINQVFMNLLVNAAQAIESQGEIRVKTSLEEGQVLVEISDTGCGIPQENLSRIFEPFFTTKEIGKGTGLGLSMAYDIIRKHRGEIQVTSQIGKGTTFRLLIPLDGVDVQHKNTLIPGGEDRIGKEL; from the coding sequence ATGGCTAAGATACTCTATATTGAAGATGAGAAAATCCACAGGGATCTAATCAGAAACATTCTGTGCGAACATGAAATTATTGATGCCTCGGATGGATTTGAGGGGATCGAGAAAGCCCGGCAGGAAAAACCTGATTTAATCCTGATCGATATCAATCTTCCCGGCATAAATGGATATGAAACCACGACCAGGATCCGGAATATGGAAGGAATCCGGGCTATCCCCATTGTGGCTGTGACTGCTGACAGTGCTGATGAGAACAGGGAAATATCCCTGGCTGCCGGATGTGATGGATTTATCAGCAAACTCTCTCGCCTGGAAGAATACCGTCGTAAGGTTCAGTGGTATCTCGAAGGGAAAAAGGACGCTCTTGAGGATTCCGATAAACTCAATTACCTGAAAAAATACCAGGACCGGCTGGTTACCCATCTGGAAGAAAAAATAGCTGAGCTTGAAAGAGAGAAGAACAACTTAAAAACTACCCAGAGTCAGCTCCTGCAGCAGGAAAAAATGGCTTCCATCGGCCAGTTGGCAGCGGGCGTTGCTCATGAGATCAATAACCCGATCGGATACATCAACAGCAATCTGTGCACCCTGAAAAAATACCTGGCAAAGATCTGCCTGTATAAAAAGCATTGCCAGGAAGTATGGTCGGGCTTGAAAGATATTGACCACCCCAAGATAAAGGATGCCTTCCTGGACCTGGAAAACTGTTCCACAGAGCTTAAGTTGCCTTTTATTTTCGAGGATATTGAATCCCTGGTTGACGAATCCCTTGAAGGAACGGAGCGGGTCCGCAAAATCGTGGCTGACCTGAAGAGCTTTTCCCACCTGGATGAAGCGGAACTGAAGGATGCCGACCTCAACCAGGGATTGCAGAGTACCATAAATATTGTCTGGAATGAGCTCAAGTATAAGGCAAATTTGATCAAGGAACTGGGAGAAATCCCTCTGGTCCGCTGCTATCCTCAGCAAATCAATCAGGTTTTTATGAATTTATTGGTTAATGCCGCCCAGGCGATTGAATCCCAGGGGGAGATCCGGGTCAAGACATCCCTTGAGGAAGGACAGGTTCTGGTCGAAATCAGTGATACGGGTTGCGGTATTCCGCAGGAAAACCTGTCACGGATCTTTGAGCCGTTTTTCACCACCAAGGAAATCGGCAAAGGAACCGGGCTGGGGCTGAGTATGGCCTATGATATTATCCGGAAACATAGAGGGGAAATCCAGGTCACGAGCCAAATCGGAAAAGGAACGACTTTCCGGCTCCTTATTCCTCTGGATGGTGTGGATGTGCAGCACAAAAATACCCTGATACCGGGAGGAGAGGATAGGATAGGAAAGGAGCTATGA
- a CDS encoding response regulator, protein MKSYNILLVDDDAAILKALKRALLEEEKVRQYNIFTTTSPFEAFNIIENYKIHLVISDEKMPEMPGHVFLRRIRSMAPQTMRIMLTGQTDLKVAIQAINEGEIYRFLTKPWDNFELSVIVNQALNLFDLEAKNRYLLRKVNQQAATLCVLENRYPEISSEKPDAEKTAGDSNFAELTDEEINELIAQYEQETKGFPPAGGSSD, encoded by the coding sequence ATGAAAAGTTATAATATCTTGCTTGTCGATGATGATGCAGCAATCCTCAAAGCCTTGAAACGGGCTTTACTTGAAGAGGAAAAGGTTAGACAATACAATATATTCACTACGACAAGCCCTTTTGAAGCTTTCAACATTATCGAAAATTATAAAATACACCTGGTCATCTCGGACGAGAAAATGCCGGAGATGCCAGGGCATGTTTTTTTACGGCGAATTCGCAGCATGGCCCCCCAGACTATGAGAATAATGCTGACCGGACAAACGGACCTCAAAGTAGCTATTCAAGCAATCAATGAGGGTGAAATATACCGCTTTTTAACCAAACCGTGGGATAACTTCGAACTGAGCGTAATAGTTAACCAGGCACTTAACCTGTTTGACCTCGAAGCAAAAAACCGGTATCTCTTAAGAAAGGTAAATCAACAGGCTGCGACCCTGTGCGTTCTCGAAAACAGGTACCCCGAAATTTCCAGCGAAAAACCGGATGCTGAGAAGACAGCGGGGGACAGTAACTTCGCCGAGCTTACTGATGAGGAAATTAACGAGCTCATTGCCCAGTACGAACAGGAAACCAAAGGGTTCCCTCCCGCGGGAGGGAGTTCTGACTAG